The Rothia sp. SD9660Na DNA segment GTCTGCGGGGGCCCCGGCGGGGTGCTGGTGGGAGGTGCCCATGGCTTAGAGCTCCTCTCGGGCGGTGGCACCGAGTTTTTTGAGGGTGGTGGCCAGCGCGCTGGTCAAGTCTGTTTCGAGGTCGGTGTAGGGGGCGGACGCTGCCGGCGGCAGGGCTCGCACGACCACCTGGTAGCCGGTGGGGTTTTTGGCAACGAAGGATGCGATGATATCGCGAAGACGTCGCTTGGTTTTATTGCGGGTGACGGCGTTACCGACGGCTTTTGAGACGATGAAACCGACGATGGTTGGTTCTTGGCCTGTTTTGGCTGTATATAGAACTAAGTTCCGACGCCCTGAGCGGGCGCCG contains these protein-coding regions:
- the rnpA gene encoding ribonuclease P protein component — translated: MLAQQHRMRASAQFSATTRSGARSGRRNLVLYTAKTGQEPTIVGFIVSKAVGNAVTRNKTKRRLRDIIASFVAKNPTGYQVVVRALPPAASAPYTDLETDLTSALATTLKKLGATAREEL